The sequence TGGAGCTTTGAGTATGTCTTGATGGCTGGCAGGTCCATGTGGAGTTAGAATTGTGTTACAGCATGACTTAGAAGCGATTAATAACACTAGTAGGGTTGTTTGGTACTTtcgtttaaacaacagttttcagtgtttaaacaacaataacacttTTGACATGTATTTCTATAACACTCAAACATGTATTTCCACAACACTGAAAACTGAACAACAATACTTAAACATTGCTACCAACGGGCCAAAAGGTCAAAACACTGTATGTGCAGTGTCctactataaataatttttttagaagctCATGGGACAATTGACTCTCTCGCCCCTGGCTCGCCCAGTATTGGCTACAATCAAGTTGTCTCTCTCAGTTCAAATACCTGCATAAGCCAAGAACCATGCTGGCCAATGCAAGAAAGCTAAACGTCTGTggctgtctctctctctcctcagaaGACTCACATGAGGTAATTCAGAATGAAGCCAAATTACAAGAAATAGTTGTTCCAGAACTAAATCAGTGCTGTCCTTTTCATATTTTACTGTcgttttattatttatagtttACCTTTTAAGTTATTACATGAGTCTGTTCTTTGCCCATGAATGTTATTCACATTTAATGTTCCACTTCCACATTTACTTTGTTTTCCATATTTGTTTCTCATGTTGGGTAGGAAGTAAAGAGCTGAAGCAATACATGAGCTGGAGCTTATTTAGTACATTTTGcatttctgggtttgttttaaaaattaagatagCTCCAtataaaaaacctttttttttttcaatttattatagTCTGTGCTAAACATAATTGGTGTGAGTGATTCAGTTAGAGTGGTTTATGGAACTTTCTAACTGAAAATTTTTTCGTTTATTTAAGCTGTACTCAAGACTTGGAAAAGAGTTGGtaagtttttcaatttgtttgtcttGAAAAAGAGTCTGCCATTGCATTTAGAGGCCAGGACATCAGTTATAGGTTTCCGGGTATTGCCCTTTTTTGTGTCGAATTCTGAGAATAAGCATGAGAGTAGAGTGCAAGTGAGGAGTTTAGGTGATGCTGATTCTAAAGTGTTATCCTCAGATTCAGTTGTGGTGAATGTAACTTCTATTGGTGGGGAGAGAGGGAAAGGTGGGACTTCAATTGATCAAGGAAATGGGCATTTAAGGTCTAAATTTTAGGAGAAGAGGAGAGTAAAGGATGAAGCTTTGGAAACTTTGAAGCCTTTGTGGAATGATGGATATGTGCCTGCATATCCTTGCTCATGATTGTACACCATTTGAAGGTCTTAATCTTTGAATACTAACCTctttgtgtaaaaaaatttcattaaggtTTTCAGGAAGTTCAATTGCATTGTTAATTCATTGAAATGATAGATTATGTCTGTAATTCTTGTAGCTATTTGACTATCATACATAATTAAAACTAATTTGAAAAGCAGCTATGAtttatttcattgtaaaatttgtttttaaacaGAAGCCCAAGACACCATTATTCATTTATTGCTTGTAACctaaccctttattttaaactgtccattttatatgtttatatactttttttcccTGTTATTCCTTACATGAATAATAGGGAGTCTAACAATTACTTAAGATTGATTGATTACGCTGATGATagattgtgaaatttgttggtATATATCGGGAAAAGGTTGTAAGGTCAGGTCATATGAGTTAGCAATAGTAATTACGACAACAGATTTTGACTTTTGATgtaaagccttagtcccaaaatgtTGGAGTAGGCTATAGATCCTCAACAAGACTGATTGGGGTCAGCCTCATGTTTGAATTAGCGAAGTTAAAAGTCCTTTAAGGGCTGTACATGCTCTCTGTACTTGTTTGAATTGAAAAGCATAAAGAGTGTTTGTGGGTAATGGGGGTATGATATTAGCTTGTTGGTTGGTCAGGTACTTCTTCAGTCTTCACTTGCCTATGGGCTCCCTAGTGCCAAACCAAAATAGGTTGGCGTCTCCCAAGTGAAtttaaattgatgaaattttatcacattttatgttaatttagttacaaaattgatttcATTAATCATTGAGatcttttttttaacataatcGTAGAAATTTCCTTTGCAGtgatcaaatatttttatgtccTTAACAAATTTGTTGTGTGCATGTTTCTCACACATGTGGGTGGGTTTGTATTATCCTTAAATATACAAGATATGATAATTTATAGATCGGTGAATTTTGTTGTATGCAGGGCTGGTAAAACTCGTAGAAGAAACTGTCAGGTTTGAACATGCTTTATCTCCACATAAGCCAATTTATTTGGTTGGGGATTCCTTTGGAGGATGCCTAGCACTTGCTGTTGCTTCTCGTAATCCTGCCATTGACCTAGTTCTGATATTATCAAATCCAGGTTAGATTCCTAATATGCAGttcatttttttcttgtaaatatAATCTTggtatgtttttgtttgatgatCAATGGTTTATCATCTGAGAAATCCTGATCTTTTGATATTTCATTTTAGCAACATCATTTGGCAGGTCTCATCTGCAACCATTGTTTCCTATCTTGGAAGCTATGCCTGTCGGACTGCATAGCACAATTCCCTATCTTCTTGGCTCAGTTATGGGTTCCTAATCTTTCCCCTTCAAGTCTACTTGTGGAATTGTTCAACATGTGAAAAAATCGGATACATTATTGCTAATTTAACTAATTCACTGTGCCTTTAGTCTTAGGAATACCGCATGCCAAGTAATCAGCTACTATGGTGCATGAAATATGAATTCAGTTGCTGTGATTTTTGGTGCTGCTGCTGTGAAATTAGGTGCTTGATTTGATAtcaattcttttttaatattattgctAGCATGTTCATAAAGACTTGATCATCTTAGTTTATTTCTGTATTCTTACCCTGAGTGAAACCTTGAATCTTGTCTATAAGTCAacttaaaaatgatttatttgaATGAAGTACttttagattaatattttataatgatAAGTTTTGTACTGCTACTATCAATACGAAAAGTTGAACAAACCCTGGGAACAACTTGAGTCTATTTGGTTGAACTGCATTTTAATCCTTACTGACCTAATCTATTTAATAGGTAGCAAATGCTTGTTTAACTAGTGAACTGGCAGCCATTAATGTAATGTTTATGTCTTACATATAATTTGTCTCTGCAGCCTTGGTTTCTCCAACTGTTGCTCTTGTGCAAGCTTCTACACTTTGGTTATCATAGTTTGACCTAGGTTGCCTTTTACTGTAAACGtcatattttgtaaataaattttattttgttgaaatctGATTTAATAGATTTGCACTATTATTTCCCCTATAAATTTTGACGTGTTTTTATCCAGTGTCACTTTTTGCAGTCCAAAATTCCTCAATTTCTGATTtatcattttctattttgacaTCAGGTGATTCAGTGAAGGTGGCTGCAGTCAATATTGAAAGCAGTTTTCCTCCTGGGCAAAGATTTGAAAGGCTGTCTTGCAGCCTCACTGGGTTGTTACCATATCTTTCTGTATGGAATGCTAGCCAATTGGTTttccccttttttattttgtgttttcataGATTAATTTCTCTCCTTTCTGCTTAAATTTCCATTATTTTCAACTAGTTTTGCTTTTTTACCTTTTgctttttgccttttgttttgtattttaggCATAGTTTAGTTGTGCTCTCTTTAGTTTCCATTTACGGAAGTTTCTTGTAGCTTAGTTATATATCATTAGAAGCTATTATCTCTGTCCCATTTTGTAAGTCCAGTTTAGAAAGTCCTAACTTTCTAAGAGAACATCAATTAACTTTTGTATCTCACCCAAAAATaaagaagtttcaaaatttctgTTGTAAACTTTTcagaattcaaatttaaataaaataagaacagGTTTATATTGGGAACTCAGTAATTAATGACCGAGAATTATTTTGGGACAGTGAAAATGGAATACTTGACATGCACAATGAGGAGTAGTCTCATAAAAATTTAGTAAATGATaacgaaagaaagaaaaaaagtgaaaaaaaaaacctctttttGCCACATTTAGCAAATCTCCTTTACTGGGGAACCAAGCCTATTGAGTCCTACAGTTGAAAAGTTTGATGAGATACATTTATTCAATGTATCTCACTTGCATTACCAGAACATTTCAAGTTTTGATCACCTATATATGGGTTCAAGGTTGCTGGTAAAATACTAGCTTATGCATACAGAAGGATTGCTGGTTGGGGTGGGTTTTATTTTGTCTAGTCTAAGTTGATTCCTCAGTTCATTTGCcttaaaatgtttatttttttattttattttttgtttatagttAAAATTACTTATTGAAGCAGCCCAAGTAATATTGTGGTATCAGGACTATTGTAAGATGTCAATATGAATTTTGCATCACTCCATTTTGTTGTCAGGGTTTTGATGATATTATACCAAGGGACGCTCTTCTTTGGAAGCTGAAGCTGCTTAAATCAGCTGCTGCTTATGCCAATTCCCGTCTCCATACTGTAAAAGCTGAAGTTCTTGTGTTGGCTAGGTTTTTCTTCTCTCTAGATTTTAACTGATTACCAGCTAGATTTTACTTACTGAGATGAAGAATTTACTTTTAAAGTGGTAAAAATCTTGATTATAAAGATTGATGAAGTATTTGCATTTCAGTGGCAAGGATAACATGCTTTCTAGTAGAGATGAAGCCGAACGACTTAAGAACTCATTACAAGATTGTGTTGTTCCTCACTTCAAGGACAATGGGCATACCCTTTTATtggtatgtgagaatatgtaaATCCATCATATAATGTCATGGGTAGCTCTCATGATCACTTTCACGTTAGTAAAGCTACTAATGACACCTAGATTTTCATGAGCATTGACTTCCTTTGATTGGTACTCTCAGTCATATTGACCAAATATTTACTTTCGTTGCATTGGTTTGAAATCACCTTATCCAACCAGGTTGAATCCCAAGTTTACTAGCATCCTTTTTCCATCTGTTCTGGCTTCAGTTTGTCCAATGGAACATTGGTTGACTATTTCATTTGATATGTATGGTGCCAACAATGAAATGCTTcaaaatctctttttctttttttggataatttcatttgatagttacaatggggggaaaggggatttgaaccctagatgtctTTTTTGGAAGCACTAGGAGGTACTAATTgaattacaagactcttggcacTTAAAAATTTCTTGGATATGGAGTCCAAGACCATGTTTAGAtgatgtattttaaaatttctctaAATCTATGATTACTTATCAGCTTTGAGTTATctcaaaatatttaaactattaacagtaaattgcaaattacacccttaaAGTTTAGGAGTGATGGGATTTTACGTcctgaagtttcaaaatttgaattttaccccctGAAGTTTGgtgatgtttggattttacaccctgacattttagaatttgaattttacccttTATAATTTAGGAGTGTTGGGATTTTATTCCTTAAAATTAAAGCACCCCAaacttcagggtgtaaaattcaatcacctccaaactttaggggtctaatttgcaatttacccaaatATTAAAGTGTCAATGGACTTCTATTCCATGATAATTGTATTCTACTTGAAATCTTGAACATTAAGGACCCAATTCATAGCAAAACCTGGAGATTTTAAAGATTGAGCGGACTCTTAACATTGAGGATTAGGCAAATAAAAAGACATACCATGTACAAAATGGTTATGTACGAGAAGACGATCTTAATGATTTCAACTACATTTAATGTGCACATATATCTTATTATAGTGACAATGTTGTGGttctagttttttgttttttatttataaaatatatacattacTTTTAGCTTTTGAGTACagctttttattatatatttttataagttttgagTGTTTAGACAACAATAACACTTTTGACGTGTATTTATATAACACTCAAACTCGTATTTCTACAACATTGAAAACTGAACAACACTACCTAAACACTACTATCAAACGGGCTATAATTGCCTTGATAGCATGAATGCCAGCCATATTTTGAATATGCTACGCTACGGTGATTTGTTTCTATTTAGTTGGTTAGAAAGTGCGAGaaagtgaaattttttggattttcttttagTGATTAG comes from Castanea sativa cultivar Marrone di Chiusa Pesio chromosome 3, ASM4071231v1 and encodes:
- the LOC142628536 gene encoding phytyl ester synthase 1, chloroplastic-like; its protein translation is MVRIWACGCCDTEWPIFSLAEICSSPGKSLPLHLEARTSVIGFRVLPFFVSNSENKHESRVQVRSLGDADSKVLSSDSVVVNVTSIGGERGKGLVKLVEETVRFEHALSPHKPIYLVGDSFGGCLALAVASRNPAIDLVLILSNPGDSVKVAAVNIESSFPPGQRFERLSCSLTGLLPYLSGFDDIIPRDALLWKLKLLKSAAAYANSRLHTVKAEVLVLASGKDNMLSSRDEAERLKNSLQDCVVPHFKDNGHTLLLVESQVY